Proteins encoded by one window of Rutidosis leptorrhynchoides isolate AG116_Rl617_1_P2 chromosome 7, CSIRO_AGI_Rlap_v1, whole genome shotgun sequence:
- the LOC139859203 gene encoding uncharacterized protein → MRIASWNVRGLVWKHYAFDSIQVEANERSGGLVSMWRTDIFSLLMSWKRKHWSATIVRYLPSNLVILIVNVYAPRQESRKKMVWDKLTNIALKWPGPLCFLGDFNAVCSPEERFREATELSSIANFNDFITNASLIDQPLSNDVFTWEGPRGKFSRIDRFLVNHEWVTRWPEEVLQTVNTNKLYHKPIV, encoded by the exons ATGAGGATAGCCTCATGGAACGTGCGCGGCCTTG TTTGGAAACACTACGCTTTTGATTCCATTCAAGTAGAGGCTAATGAAAGATCGGGTGGCCTTGTTTCTATGTGGAGAACGGATATTTTTTCTCTTCTTATGTCTTGGAAGAGAAAACATTGGAGTGCTACCATCGTGAGGTATCTTCCTTCGAATCTTGTTATTCTTATTGTGAATGTTTATGCCCCTCGTCAAGAAAGTAGAAAGAAAATGGTGTGGGATAAACTCACTAACATCGCTCTCAAATGGCCGGGTCCATTGTGTTTTTTGGGCGATTTCAATGCGGTGTGTAGCCCGGAAGAAAGGTTCAGGGAAGCGACTGAATTAAGTAGCATAGCAAATTTTAATGACTTTATTACTAATGCTTCTTTGATTGATCAACCATTGTCTAATGATGTATTCACTTGGGAAGGGCCTCGGGGGAAATTTTCTCGTATTGATAGGTTTTTGGTTAATCATGAATGGGTTACTCGTTGGCCCGAAGAAGTTTTGCAAACGGTCAATACCAATAAACTTTATCATAAGCCGATTGTTTGA